In the genome of Dermacentor andersoni chromosome 3, qqDerAnde1_hic_scaffold, whole genome shotgun sequence, one region contains:
- the LOC126537423 gene encoding histone H1-like: MAEETSTAAAAPAASSAPQSPKKKAARGAGKPRTTASHPKVSAMVNASIGELKERGGSSLQAIKKHMAATYKVDVEKLSPFIRKYLKSAVTSGALVQTKGKGASGSFKLAAGAAAGEKKKAKAAGVVKKAAKKPAKKTPKKSPKKAPKKVAVKKVKPAKKPKAEKKASLPKKPKKPAAKKAATPKKAAKK; encoded by the coding sequence ATGGCTGAGGAGACGAGCACAGCCGCAGCAGCGCCGGCCGCGTCGTCGGCACCCCAGAGCCCCAAGAAGAAGGCGGCGCGCGGAGCCGGCAAACCCCGCACCACGGCCAGCCACCCCAAGGTGTCGGCCATGGTGAACGCGTCCATCGGCGAGCTGAAGGAGCGCGGAGGGTCGTCGCTGCAGGCCATCAAGAAGCACATGGCGGCCACCTACAAGGTGGACGTGGAGAAGCTGTCGCCGTTTATCCGCAAGTACCTCAAGTCGGCCGTCACCTCGGGCGCGCTGGTCCAGACCAAGGGCAAGGGCGCCAGCGGTTCGTTCAAGCTGGCTGCGGGCGCCGCTGCGGGCGAGAAGAAAAAGGCCAAGGCTGCAGGAGTCGTCAAGAAAGCCGCCAAGAAGCCCGCCAAGAAGACTCCCAAGAAGTCTCCCAAAAAGGCTCCCAAGAAGGTGGCGGTCAAGAAGGTCAAGCCAGCAAAGAAGCCCAAGGCCGAGAAGAAGGCGTCGCTGCCCAAGAAACCCAAGAAGCCGGCGGCCAAGAAGGCGGCCACCCCAAAGAAGGCAGCCAAGAAGTAA